One genomic segment of Panicum virgatum strain AP13 chromosome 2N, P.virgatum_v5, whole genome shotgun sequence includes these proteins:
- the LOC120661759 gene encoding uncharacterized protein LOC120661759 isoform X2, giving the protein MAAPADAPGGSADAFEVIRAHQAKAARLSPVEEIRTILDRSVRGVLATHSQEHAGYPSGSMVDFACDQDGSPILAVSSLAVHSKNLSGNPKCSLLVAKDPEDRTDTVITIYGDAVPVSDEQKDSVRSSYLRRHPDAFWVDFGDFSFLHIKPKAVCYVSGVATALLGSGEFSAAEYKEAKVDPISQFSTPITSHMNKDHADDTKLIVQHSTTVKASTCILM; this is encoded by the exons ATGGCGGCTCCAGCTGATGCCCCCGGCGGATCGGCTGATGCCTTCGAGGTGATCCGCGCTCACCAG GCAAAAGCTGCTCGTCTTTCTCCAGTGGAAGAAATACGGACCATTCTGGACCGAAGTGTTAGAGGTGTTCTTGCCACCCATTCTCAG GAACATGCTGGTTATCCTTCTGGTTCCATGGTTGATTTTGCATGTGATCAGGATGGCTCCCCCATATTAGCAGTCAGTAGTTTAGCAGTTCATTCAAAG AATCTCTCCGGAAATCCAAAATGCTCACTTCTTGTCGCCAAAGACCCTGAGGACAGAACAGATACTGTAATCACTATATATGGTGATGCTGTTCCT GTTTCTGATGAACAAAAAGATTCAGTGAGAAGTTCTTACCTACGAAGACATCCTGATGCCTTCTGG GTTGATTTTGGTGACTTCAGTTTCCTGCACATTAAACCGAAAGCTGTGTGCTATGTATCTGGTGTTGCAACTGCTCTCCTTGGCTCTGGAG AATTCAGTGCTGCTGAGTACAAGGAAGCAAAAGTTGACCCAATATCTCAATTCTCAACTCCTATCACA AGCCACATGAATAAGGATCACGCTGATGATACAAAGCTCATTGTGCAACATTCAACCACTGTTAAGGCAAGTACATGTATACTTATGTAG
- the LOC120661760 gene encoding protein TOC75, chloroplastic, with the protein MDEAPPVWVDRVGFKATITESFTRQSKFTYGFVVEEIKTHDEDNNICTHGSRVLPSRALSMDGPPTTFSGTGVDRMAFLQANITRDNTEFVNGATIGDRYIFQLDQGLGIGSKNPFFNRHQLSVTKFINLNKKDKGAGKPPPAVLAIHGRYAGCVGDLPSYDAFAIGGPHSVRGYGMGELGASRNILEVATELRIPITVKNRQTQVYAFAEHGTDLGSSKDVKGNPTEFFRRAGHGSSYGLGVKLGTVRAEYATEF; encoded by the exons ATGGATGAAGCTCCACCTGTATGGGTTGATAGAGTTGGATTTAAAGCAACTATAACAGAG AGCTTCACAAGGCAGAGCAAATTTACTTATGGCTTTGTGGTGGAAGAAATTAAAACGCACGATGAAGATAACAACATATGCACACATGGTTCTCGAGTATTGCCTAGTCGTGCCTTGAGCATGGATGGACCTCCCACAACCTTCAGTGGTACTGGTGTGGATCGAATGGCATTTCTACAAGCTAATATAACTCGAGACAATACTGAGTTTGTTAACGGTGCAACTATTGGTGACAGATATATATTCCAG CTGGACCAAGGACTCGGCATTGGAAGCAAAAATCCATTCTTCAACCGTCATCAGCTTTCAGTGACAAAGTTCATTAATTTGAATAAGAAGGATAAAGGTGCTGGCAAGCCACCACCAGCTGTTTTAGCCATTCATGGTCGCTACGCAGGTTGTGTAGGAGATCTGCCAAGCTATGATGCATTTGCAATCGGAGGACCTCATTCTGTTAGGGGCTATGGTATGGGGGAACTGGGTGCTTCCAGGAATATTCTTGAG GTTGCCACTGAGTTGCGCATCCCCATCACTGTGAAGAATAGACAGACGCAGGTGTATGCATTTGCCGAGCATGGCACTGACCTTGGGAGCTCCAAGGACGTGAAGGGCAACCCTACAGAGTTCTTCCGACGCGCAGGCCACGGGTCCTCTTATGGCCTTGGTGTCAAGCTTGGCACGGTGAGGGCAGAGTATGCTACAGAGTTCTGA
- the LOC120662894 gene encoding uncharacterized protein LOC120662894, with protein sequence MVRPGAPGGGDGDEVDRKPVIKPGVHLTLKVQDTAGRTLERTVRRTEKLQGLMDAYYASVPDVTHGTGRFLYDGGRLAGWQTPAELEMEDGDEIDFFTELLGGGGRASAAAAAEQQPVLAKAKDRSTIMPAALVTPVVKDEEGRRISRTMRDTDALQDLMDFYYATVPVVPRGRGGLLLPGRAARRPPDAALLRHVQAGARVDFFLEMRPSAFVTVTVRDDQGPEVTRTMRRADPMRDLIDFYYAMTTHVHGTFEESASPARVIVRRIVAAAAAIKPVMLVTLKVEDTHRRVVKRTMRRTDKLQGLMDYYYDVVLCTADGGARGTGRFIFDGKRMKGEHTPEDLNMVSGDKIDFFQDLLSG encoded by the exons ATGGTGCGACCCGGTgcgcctggcggcggcgacggcgacgaggtggACCGGAAGCCGGTGATCAAGCCGGGCGTGCACCTGACGCTCAAGGTGCAGGACACCGCGGGGCGCACGCTGGAGCGCACCGTGCGGCGGACCGAGAAGCTGCAGGGGCTCATGGACGCCTACTACGCCAGCGTGCCGGACGTCACCCACGGCACCGGCAGGTTCCTGTACGACGGCGGGCGGCTGGCCGGCTGGCAGACCCCCGCGGAGCTCGAGATGGAGGACGGCGACGAGATCGACTTCTTCACCGAGctgttgggcggcggcggacgggcttctgctgccgctgccgctgagcAGCAGCCGGTGCTGGC CAAGGCAAAGGATCGATCGACGATCATGCCGGCGGCGTTGGTGACCCCCGTGGTGAAGGACGAAGAGGGGCGCAGGATCAGCCGCACCATGCGCGACACCGACGCGCTGCAGGACCTCATGGACTTCTACTACGCCACGGTGCCCGTTGTGCCGCGCGGCCGAGGGGGTCTTCTGCTACCGGGCCGAGCGGCTCGACGGCCGCCGGACGCCGCACTGCTACGGCATGTTCAGGCCGGGGCCCGGGTCGACTTCTTCCTCGAGATGAGGCCGAGCGCGTTCGTGACGGTCACCGTGCGGGACGACCAGGGGCCCGAGGTCACGCGCACCATGCGGCGGGCGGACCCGATGCGGGACCTGATCGACTTCTACTACGCCATGACGACGCATGTCCACGGGACCTTC GAGGAGTCGGCTTCGCCGGCGCGGGTCATCGTGCGCAGGAtcgtcgccgccgcagccgccatcAAGCCCGTGATGCTGGTGACCCTTAAGGTGGAGGACACCCACCGCCGCGTCGTCAAGCGCACCATGCGGAGGACCGACAAGCTGCAGGGCCTCATGGACTACTACTACGACGTGGTGTTGTGcacggccgacggcggcgcgcgcggcacgGGGCGCTTCATCTTCGACGGCAAGCGGATGAAAGGGGAGCACACGCCGGAGGACCTAAACATGGTCAGCGGGGACAAGATCGACTTCTTCCAGGACCTGCTGTCCGGCTGA